The proteins below come from a single Burkholderia sp. FERM BP-3421 genomic window:
- a CDS encoding T6SS immunity protein Tli4 family protein: MSETKTYCFGRYLADIPVGAQVNGYASRYKYEYIKSSSLSKGEFDRYVEQREAAIRSGKQKNGYSLRGGGRISESIWVFELERQLLTRQSLGFEAHRWDGGRAFEMTQAATMLDKYDEVLSTMKTRVLPNLHARDADDIPSQPGFCLKDGFIDDDGTTEQYEDSGMSFKFPQWPGILITVSASTTTKAGEKTLLQRVGSAWLPTNFILVKTLRRGKRTVNGRDGEEILWSFPTNHGFRSHQFQWEAQGTLRQPLNADLTVEFESGLQAKGGEWQRPNLSDEEAIAIFDAVVKSIRLRPTSDAKVSRAAPPPTMPLGTLVQTGSACPQTGWWTCPEANGNELAGGGRRYFVAGSPMPVATILRGRTLADRLFGKPARYDVPTTWRLVGFDPTNDTDATPARMPDDDPA, translated from the coding sequence ATGAGTGAAACAAAAACCTATTGTTTCGGGCGCTATTTGGCGGATATTCCGGTTGGCGCTCAAGTTAATGGCTACGCATCGAGATACAAGTATGAATATATAAAGTCGTCCTCGTTGTCTAAGGGCGAGTTTGATAGGTACGTCGAGCAGCGCGAAGCGGCGATCAGGTCGGGAAAGCAAAAGAATGGATACTCGCTGAGGGGAGGCGGGCGGATAAGCGAATCAATCTGGGTTTTCGAGTTGGAGCGCCAATTGCTGACTCGTCAGTCGCTGGGGTTTGAGGCCCATCGATGGGATGGGGGGCGTGCGTTCGAAATGACTCAAGCGGCCACGATGCTGGATAAATATGACGAAGTCTTGTCCACAATGAAAACAAGGGTGCTGCCGAATCTCCACGCGCGTGATGCCGACGATATCCCTTCGCAGCCGGGGTTTTGTCTCAAGGATGGATTTATCGACGACGACGGCACGACCGAGCAATACGAAGACTCAGGGATGAGCTTCAAGTTTCCACAATGGCCGGGCATCCTCATCACGGTGAGCGCGAGCACCACGACCAAAGCCGGCGAAAAGACCCTGCTCCAGCGTGTCGGCAGCGCCTGGTTGCCCACCAACTTCATCCTGGTCAAGACGCTGCGCCGTGGCAAGCGTACGGTGAACGGCCGTGATGGCGAAGAGATCCTGTGGTCATTCCCGACCAACCATGGATTCCGTTCGCATCAGTTCCAATGGGAGGCGCAAGGCACGCTGCGCCAACCGCTCAATGCCGATTTGACCGTGGAATTCGAGAGCGGACTGCAAGCGAAAGGTGGAGAGTGGCAGCGCCCGAACCTGAGCGACGAAGAAGCCATCGCGATATTCGACGCGGTGGTGAAATCGATCCGTCTGCGCCCGACCAGCGATGCGAAGGTATCGCGCGCCGCACCGCCTCCGACCATGCCGTTGGGCACGCTCGTGCAAACAGGTTCGGCGTGTCCTCAAACCGGTTGGTGGACGTGTCCCGAAGCAAACGGCAACGAACTCGCCGGAGGCGGGCGGCGGTATTTTGTCGCAGGATCGCCGATGCCGGTCGCGACGATCCTGCGCGGCCGGACCCTGGCCGACCGGTTGTTCGGAAAGCCGGCCCGATACGACGTGCCGACGACGTGGCGACTCGTGGGATTCGATCCGACGAACGACACAGACGCGACGCCTGCGCGAATGCCTGACGACGACCCCGCCTGA
- a CDS encoding c-type cytochrome: MSTERLFSLRNRWFTVSVGLVLLAVVSSVLIGFVWLPSAQKDAQFQGLWNAICSAAGVPGAWLPSRPEPAVIKTSGVVVTPQMMAGADSLSIGRGATLAMRCTMCHGERGMSDANSPNLAGQYAAVVYKQLKDFQSGARTNAVMEPMVVNLSDQDMRDLAAYYAYLPRVATKPAANPPLIVASGAPMRNIAPCASCHGGMDNKVGGPWLEGEPEVYIAAQLQAFASGARHNDISEQMRNVARQMTFDEIAAAARYYAGHR; the protein is encoded by the coding sequence ATGAGCACGGAACGTCTGTTTTCGCTTCGCAACCGCTGGTTCACGGTGAGCGTCGGGCTCGTGCTGCTCGCGGTGGTCAGCTCGGTGCTGATCGGCTTCGTCTGGCTGCCGTCCGCGCAGAAGGATGCGCAGTTCCAGGGCCTCTGGAATGCGATCTGCTCCGCGGCCGGCGTGCCGGGCGCGTGGCTGCCGTCGCGGCCGGAGCCCGCCGTGATCAAGACGAGCGGGGTGGTCGTCACGCCGCAGATGATGGCGGGGGCCGACAGCCTGTCGATCGGACGCGGCGCGACACTCGCGATGCGCTGCACGATGTGCCACGGTGAACGCGGCATGAGCGACGCCAATTCGCCGAACCTCGCGGGCCAGTATGCGGCCGTCGTCTACAAGCAGCTGAAGGACTTCCAGAGCGGCGCGCGCACCAACGCGGTGATGGAGCCGATGGTCGTGAATCTGTCCGATCAGGACATGCGCGATCTCGCGGCGTACTACGCGTATCTGCCGCGCGTGGCGACGAAGCCCGCTGCAAATCCGCCGCTGATCGTCGCGAGCGGCGCGCCGATGCGCAACATCGCGCCGTGCGCGTCGTGCCACGGCGGCATGGACAACAAGGTCGGCGGGCCGTGGCTCGAAGGCGAGCCCGAGGTCTACATCGCGGCGCAGTTGCAGGCGTTCGCGTCGGGCGCGCGGCATAACGACATCAGCGAACAGATGCGCAACGTCGCGCGGCAGATGACCTTCGACGAGATCGCCGCCGCCGCGCGCTACTACGCGGGCCACCGGTAG
- a CDS encoding c-type cytochrome, protein MTVTLRSTAVLAVLCGLLSQSASAREPQERAPDTMEARVLACAACHGQQGEGTSNDYFPRLSGKPAGYLYEQLVAFRDGRRKYPPMNYLLAYLPDPYLQRIADHFASQRPPFPTLGASTVAPEVLARGQQLVKTGDPARKLPACVSCHGAALTGMEPGVPGLLGLHAEYLSAQLGAWRYGTRTSRAPDCMQQVASGLTDTDVTAIAAWLASRPAPANPSPAPAGSLTMPLVCGGEIR, encoded by the coding sequence ATGACAGTGACCTTGAGATCCACTGCAGTACTCGCCGTGCTGTGCGGCTTGCTGAGCCAGTCGGCGTCCGCCCGGGAGCCGCAGGAGCGCGCGCCCGACACGATGGAAGCCCGCGTGCTGGCCTGCGCCGCATGCCACGGCCAGCAGGGCGAGGGGACGTCGAACGACTACTTCCCGCGCCTGTCGGGCAAGCCGGCCGGCTACCTGTACGAGCAGCTCGTCGCGTTCCGCGACGGCCGCCGCAAGTACCCGCCGATGAACTACCTGCTCGCCTACCTTCCGGACCCTTACCTGCAGCGCATCGCCGATCACTTCGCGAGCCAGCGTCCGCCGTTCCCGACGCTCGGGGCGTCCACGGTCGCGCCCGAGGTGCTGGCGCGCGGCCAGCAGCTCGTGAAGACGGGCGACCCCGCGCGCAAGCTGCCCGCGTGCGTGTCATGCCACGGCGCGGCGCTCACGGGCATGGAGCCCGGCGTACCCGGGCTGCTCGGCCTGCACGCGGAATACCTGAGCGCACAGCTCGGCGCCTGGCGTTACGGCACGCGCACCTCGCGCGCGCCCGACTGCATGCAGCAGGTCGCTTCCGGGCTCACCGACACCGACGTGACCGCGATCGCCGCCTGGCTCGCGTCGCGGCCCGCGCCGGCCAACCCGTCGCCCGCGCCCGCGGGCTCGCTCACCATGCCGCTCGTGTGCGGCGGCGAGATCCGCTAA
- a CDS encoding b(o/a)3-type cytochrome-c oxidase subunit 1, giving the protein MLKNNRLVLAHFWFAFALFGVALLLGAWQMLARSPLHPWLGNPELYYRSVTAHGSVMGYVFPTMIAMGFGYAISELALKMPLVGRRWAWTGFWLIAVGSVVAMAPVSLGLSSVLYTFYPPMIGNPFYYLGVVLVVVGSWVWVALMSANLYVWKRAHPGAPIPLAMFANVAGAYLWGWTSIGAAIEILFQILPAAVGLTTTIDAGLARVFFSWTLHAIVYFWLIPAYIAYYTLVPRAIGGKLYSDGMARISFILFLVGAMPIGIHHLFADPQIGSGFKFLQSVFTALVAVPTILTVFTVCASVEIAARLRGGKGMFGWLRALPWREPMMLAVAFSFVMLGFGGAGGIINMSYQLDSTIHNTQWITGHFHLIFGGAVVIMYFAIAYELWPHLTGRALASVRLVRTQLWLWFIGMIVTTFPWHYVGILGMPRRMAYYDYSDPALAPQAIWVILSVIGALILVASAVLFFVVLIRSHRGPKVKPAEFTFSAAVHEPKTLPVALNSFALWIALMICLTAVNYGYPIAQLMSLKQPSVPAIYLGTPR; this is encoded by the coding sequence GTGTTAAAGAATAATCGACTGGTGCTCGCCCATTTCTGGTTCGCGTTCGCGCTGTTCGGCGTCGCGTTGCTGCTCGGCGCGTGGCAGATGCTCGCGCGCAGCCCGCTGCATCCCTGGCTCGGCAATCCCGAGCTGTACTACCGCTCGGTGACCGCGCACGGCTCGGTGATGGGCTACGTGTTTCCGACGATGATCGCGATGGGCTTCGGCTACGCGATCAGCGAACTCGCGCTCAAGATGCCGCTCGTCGGCCGCCGCTGGGCGTGGACGGGTTTCTGGCTGATCGCGGTCGGCTCGGTCGTGGCGATGGCGCCCGTGTCGCTCGGCCTGTCGTCGGTGCTCTATACGTTCTACCCGCCGATGATCGGCAATCCGTTCTACTACCTCGGCGTCGTGCTGGTCGTCGTCGGCTCGTGGGTGTGGGTCGCGTTGATGTCGGCGAACCTCTACGTGTGGAAGAGGGCCCATCCGGGCGCGCCGATTCCGCTCGCGATGTTCGCGAACGTCGCGGGCGCGTATCTGTGGGGCTGGACCTCGATCGGCGCCGCGATCGAGATCCTGTTCCAGATCCTGCCCGCCGCGGTCGGGCTCACGACCACGATCGACGCGGGGCTCGCGCGCGTGTTCTTCTCGTGGACGCTGCACGCGATCGTCTACTTCTGGCTGATCCCCGCGTATATCGCGTACTACACGCTCGTGCCGCGCGCGATCGGCGGCAAGCTGTACAGCGACGGGATGGCGCGCATCTCGTTCATCCTGTTCCTCGTCGGCGCGATGCCGATCGGCATCCACCATCTGTTCGCGGATCCGCAGATCGGCTCCGGGTTCAAGTTCCTGCAGTCGGTGTTCACGGCGCTCGTCGCGGTGCCGACGATCCTCACCGTGTTCACGGTGTGCGCCTCGGTCGAGATCGCCGCGCGGCTGCGCGGCGGCAAGGGCATGTTCGGCTGGCTGCGCGCGCTGCCGTGGCGCGAGCCGATGATGCTGGCGGTGGCGTTCTCGTTCGTGATGCTCGGCTTCGGCGGCGCGGGCGGGATCATCAACATGAGCTACCAGCTCGATTCGACGATCCACAACACGCAGTGGATCACGGGCCACTTCCACCTGATCTTCGGCGGCGCGGTCGTCATCATGTACTTCGCGATCGCCTATGAACTGTGGCCGCACCTGACGGGCCGCGCGCTCGCCAGCGTGCGCCTCGTGCGAACGCAGCTGTGGCTGTGGTTCATCGGCATGATCGTCACGACGTTCCCGTGGCACTACGTCGGCATCCTCGGCATGCCGCGCCGCATGGCCTATTACGACTACAGCGATCCCGCGCTCGCGCCGCAGGCGATCTGGGTGATCCTGTCGGTCATCGGCGCGCTGATCCTCGTCGCATCGGCCGTGCTGTTCTTCGTCGTGCTGATCCGCAGCCATCGCGGCCCGAAGGTCAAGCCCGCCGAGTTCACGTTCAGCGCGGCCGTGCACGAACCGAAGACGCTGCCCGTCGCGCTCAACAGCTTCGCGCTGTGGATCGCGCTGATGATCTGTCTCACGGCCGTCAACTACGGCTATCCGATCGCGCAACTGATGTCGCTCAAGCAGCCGTCGGTGCCGGCCATCTACCTGGGGACGCCGCGATGA
- a CDS encoding c-type cytochrome, whose protein sequence is METSVHTQLITKLRRALAFVGMLLTAAGAVSAQPSSDASTVRRGEYLARAGDCIACHTIPGDKLFAGGRAMPTPFGTLYSPNITPDDATGIGKWSADEFYTMMHTGRSRDGSLLYPAMPFGAYTKVTRADSDAIFAYLRSVPPVKFANRPHDLRFPYNNRQLLIGWRTLYFKEGEYRPDSTKSVEWNRGAYLVQGLGHCSMCHTAINALGGSSEANAFEGGLIPMQAWYAPSLTSNREAGLGDWSIVEISALLQTGASHRGTVYGPMAEVVYDSLQHLSDDDVRAMAVYLKSLAPRGGDAAPARKTTMSASEQTRLYKLGGKIYDAQCASCHGRNGLGKTPAFPPLAGNQSIQMTSAVNPIRMVLNGGYAPGTAKNPEPYGMPPFAQSLSDDEVAAVTTFIRTAWGNRGAPVSAKEANALRSAPLY, encoded by the coding sequence ATGGAGACCTCGGTGCACACGCAACTGATCACGAAACTGCGCCGCGCGCTCGCCTTCGTCGGCATGCTGCTGACCGCCGCGGGCGCGGTGTCCGCGCAGCCGTCGAGCGATGCGTCGACCGTCCGGCGCGGCGAATACCTGGCCCGCGCGGGCGACTGCATCGCCTGCCACACGATCCCGGGCGACAAGCTCTTCGCGGGCGGCCGCGCGATGCCGACGCCGTTCGGCACGCTGTACTCCCCGAACATCACGCCCGACGACGCGACCGGCATCGGCAAATGGAGCGCCGACGAGTTCTACACGATGATGCACACCGGCCGTTCGCGCGACGGCTCGCTGCTGTATCCGGCGATGCCGTTCGGCGCCTACACGAAGGTCACGCGCGCGGATTCCGACGCGATCTTCGCGTACCTGCGCTCGGTGCCGCCCGTGAAGTTCGCGAACCGGCCGCACGACCTGCGCTTCCCGTACAACAACCGTCAGCTGCTGATCGGCTGGCGCACGCTGTACTTCAAGGAGGGCGAGTATCGGCCGGACAGCACGAAATCGGTCGAATGGAACCGCGGCGCGTATCTCGTGCAGGGGCTCGGCCACTGCTCGATGTGCCACACCGCGATCAATGCGCTCGGCGGCAGTTCGGAGGCGAATGCATTCGAAGGCGGGTTGATCCCGATGCAGGCGTGGTACGCGCCGTCGCTCACGTCGAACCGCGAGGCGGGGCTCGGCGACTGGAGCATCGTCGAGATCTCGGCGCTGCTGCAAACCGGCGCTTCGCATCGCGGCACGGTGTACGGCCCGATGGCGGAAGTCGTCTACGACAGCCTGCAGCATCTGTCCGACGACGACGTGCGCGCGATGGCCGTCTACCTGAAGTCGCTGGCGCCGCGCGGCGGCGATGCGGCGCCGGCGCGCAAGACGACGATGTCCGCCTCGGAGCAGACGCGCCTCTATAAGCTCGGCGGCAAGATCTACGACGCGCAGTGCGCGAGCTGCCACGGCAGGAACGGGCTCGGCAAGACGCCGGCGTTCCCGCCGCTCGCGGGCAACCAGTCGATCCAGATGACCTCCGCGGTCAACCCGATCCGCATGGTGCTGAACGGCGGCTACGCGCCCGGCACCGCGAAGAATCCCGAACCCTACGGCATGCCGCCTTTCGCCCAGTCGCTGTCGGACGACGAGGTGGCGGCCGTGACGACGTTCATCCGGACCGCCTGGGGCAATCGCGGCGCGCCGGTTTCCGCGAAGGAAGCCAATGCGCTGCGTTCCGCCCCGCTCTACTGA
- a CDS encoding esterase/lipase family protein, whose amino-acid sequence MTSSKVEVDDDGDVHVPRSLYTLTKSEAKRRGWGEIHLGSYGTVLAELEMALNEQYADAGTKDCKPLPVWEIARTPKRKSGSTSEEMVDVVEQDWRPVNTDVPPLSEQEFNRLDDYFYPVWACGYNWLESSELSSDRLIARIQEAIDWYKKDSYWISTDKVIVVTHSMGGMVARRAAQKAPDSILGVVHGVQPVGGAPVVYRRLRSGTEVNGWSDIGGAAAAVVTGWSAADVTCVMANSPGPLELLPTKHHPPGWLRFEQRRNGETRELMPPMPISDPYAEIYAKRVQDVWWGMIDETLIDPADLAKENNTSAFAMYEDAIADARLFHDRVQLDCHPVTFAHYGSDPGQVSFGRVVWATSDEVGAEVESDLNNAKSQSFTRLGRAVLAFGEQKVSMRLENHQSPATSGAANSGDGTVALESGALIADATPTPKVFGMIGFDHSGSYGNKNVLSNTIYCIAKIVQLAPVVGKSSSNGD is encoded by the coding sequence ATGACTTCGTCAAAGGTCGAGGTGGATGATGATGGCGACGTTCACGTGCCTCGGAGTCTGTACACGCTGACGAAAAGCGAAGCGAAACGTCGCGGATGGGGAGAGATCCACCTCGGCAGTTACGGCACGGTCCTGGCCGAACTGGAAATGGCGCTGAACGAACAATACGCCGATGCTGGAACGAAGGACTGCAAGCCATTACCCGTCTGGGAGATTGCACGGACGCCGAAGCGCAAAAGCGGTTCCACGTCGGAGGAGATGGTCGATGTCGTGGAGCAGGATTGGCGCCCGGTGAATACCGACGTTCCGCCGTTGAGCGAGCAGGAGTTCAATCGGCTGGACGACTATTTCTATCCGGTATGGGCATGCGGCTATAACTGGCTCGAAAGCAGCGAGCTGTCGTCTGATCGACTGATCGCCCGTATTCAAGAGGCGATCGATTGGTATAAGAAGGATAGCTACTGGATTTCGACTGACAAGGTCATCGTCGTTACGCATTCGATGGGCGGAATGGTCGCTCGGCGCGCGGCGCAGAAGGCGCCCGACAGCATTCTGGGCGTCGTACACGGGGTGCAGCCCGTCGGTGGCGCTCCCGTGGTTTATCGGCGCCTGCGCTCGGGGACGGAAGTGAACGGTTGGTCCGATATCGGCGGGGCGGCAGCAGCCGTCGTGACGGGGTGGAGCGCAGCCGATGTGACGTGCGTGATGGCGAATTCCCCGGGCCCGCTGGAACTGCTGCCGACGAAACACCATCCTCCCGGCTGGCTCCGCTTCGAGCAGCGGAGGAACGGGGAAACACGGGAGCTGATGCCGCCGATGCCGATCTCCGATCCGTATGCGGAGATCTATGCGAAGCGAGTGCAGGATGTGTGGTGGGGGATGATCGATGAGACGTTGATCGATCCGGCGGATCTTGCCAAAGAAAACAATACAAGTGCTTTCGCGATGTACGAAGACGCCATTGCAGATGCACGGCTATTTCATGATCGAGTCCAGTTAGATTGTCATCCCGTCACATTCGCACACTATGGCAGCGATCCAGGACAGGTGTCGTTTGGTCGCGTGGTGTGGGCGACTTCGGATGAAGTGGGGGCCGAAGTGGAATCAGATTTGAACAATGCTAAGTCACAGTCGTTCACGCGGCTTGGTCGTGCAGTGCTCGCCTTTGGTGAGCAGAAAGTAAGCATGAGATTGGAAAATCACCAAAGTCCGGCTACGAGTGGTGCCGCCAATTCAGGCGATGGGACTGTCGCTCTCGAATCTGGGGCATTGATTGCCGATGCGACGCCGACACCCAAAGTATTCGGCATGATCGGATTCGATCACTCGGGGAGTTACGGAAATAAAAATGTGCTCAGTAATACAATTTATTGCATCGCGAAGATTGTGCAGTTGGCTCCGGTTGTAGGTAAATCTTCATCAAACGGGGATTGA
- a CDS encoding cytochrome C oxidase subunit II has protein sequence MPDRLDGAQLAARIERRWAILAVGLMILLVAVTVFTGLHWAMMPPSRVETIDPTTLHVSGEFIESNLGTAREPDGSVTVRVIGQQYSFTPQCILVPANTPVTFRATSADVVHGFLITDTNINSMLEPGYVATFRTTFDKPRDHLMPCHEYCGTGHEAMWAHVKVIDRAEFDKLASGARRLSCVKE, from the coding sequence TTGCCAGACCGTCTCGACGGCGCGCAGCTCGCGGCGCGGATCGAACGCAGGTGGGCGATCCTGGCCGTCGGCCTGATGATCCTGCTCGTCGCCGTCACGGTGTTCACCGGCCTGCACTGGGCCATGATGCCGCCGTCGCGCGTCGAGACCATCGACCCGACGACCCTGCATGTCTCGGGCGAATTCATCGAGAGCAATCTCGGCACCGCGCGCGAGCCCGACGGCTCGGTCACGGTGCGCGTGATCGGCCAGCAGTACTCGTTCACGCCGCAATGCATCCTGGTGCCGGCGAACACCCCCGTCACGTTCCGCGCGACCAGCGCCGACGTGGTGCACGGCTTCCTGATCACCGACACCAACATCAATTCGATGCTCGAACCCGGCTACGTCGCGACCTTCAGGACGACGTTCGACAAGCCGCGGGATCACCTGATGCCTTGCCACGAATACTGCGGCACCGGGCATGAGGCGATGTGGGCGCACGTGAAGGTGATCGACCGTGCGGAATTCGACAAACTCGCGTCCGGCGCGCGGAGACTGAGCTGTGTTAAAGAATAA
- a CDS encoding PAAR domain-containing protein produces the protein MRNVIRVGDPTSHGGVVETGDVGFVVDGRAVARVGDGCTCPIAGHQACVIVEGDPNFVIDGRAVAFDGHRTSCGATLRSTMERFGTK, from the coding sequence ATGAGGAACGTCATACGCGTCGGCGACCCGACCAGCCACGGCGGTGTCGTGGAAACCGGCGACGTGGGATTCGTCGTGGACGGACGCGCCGTCGCCCGCGTCGGCGACGGCTGCACGTGTCCGATCGCCGGACATCAAGCCTGTGTCATCGTCGAGGGCGATCCGAACTTCGTGATCGACGGCCGGGCCGTGGCATTCGACGGCCACCGCACGAGCTGCGGCGCAACGCTGCGCTCCACGATGGAGCGCTTCGGCACGAAGTAA